The DNA region AGCGGGTTTTAGGGCAGACCCCCCACCATTCAATGTGGATGCAAAGCCACTTGCTAGATCACGACGCTATGGAAGGCTTGCCAACAAATCTGGCGGCTACACCTAGAGGTAGCCAGCAAAGCAAAAATCACTAATCGACAAATCACAGAGAATCCAGATAATCGCACACAGTGCGGCGTTAGTACATAATATTCTATCCGGAGAGGGATAGCGAAGAGTGTTTGGACGGCGAGAGGTGTGAATGGGGACTCGGTGATCTAGCCCTATGCAAACCCAAGGAGAGGGGGCATGGACTTCTGCAACCCTGTCATCTGCAGCAAGGGACCAATATTTGCGGCTGTTATACCTGTTTTCTCCCACACTGTCTCATCTCAGGTGCCCAAAAAGGACAGGAACTTGTGAGCGTGTGGAGAAAATGCCCGTGATTTGACACGCTGACTGCAGAAcctaggaggaggaggggcgtGTACATGAAGGGTGCTCTCATTTTCTCATCGGACCGCTGCTGATGAGTGGGAGCCGGCCAGTGAGAGGACGGTCCGGTCCCGAGGGCGGACAGGACTGGCTGCGGGTGTTGTGGAAGGGTAGGTGGAGCAAGCCATCTCACATGTGGGCGTGGTTCGTGGGCTTGCATTGTTGTGTCCCCCGATTTTGGGGTCTTGGGGTCTCATTTtcttggatgatggtgggggagtgtCTTGGTGGCCGGGTTTGCTCGGCATTTGTGAGTTGGTATTCGGGAGTTGGGGGCGGATAGAAGTTTGGATTATAGTCGGGTACGATTGTAGTTCTCAGAGTCCTCCCACTATGTTGGTCGTGCTGGTTTCCCGTCCACGCCGTCGTACACGGCTGTTTACCACGAGACTGGTTGCTCGGCACTAGCGTAGGGCTGGTGACCGGTTCGACAGAGGTATGTATGAGCGATGCGGCATATTCCTTCTCCGAGATGGAAATGATAGACCGGGGATCGACCGGTTGCCTGCCGAGGCCGGGTAAGATGCGGGGCAGTTAGGGTGCTTACTCACTATTAGTCAGTCCAAGTACAGTGGGGTCCCACGAGGGCGTCATTGAAAAGTGTGTCAAAGTGTGAGGATATAGTGGTGATGCGGTCCCCTAGTTTTGCAACGAGACATGGTATCACAGGACTGCCGGAGTGGTGGAAATCTCATGATCTTGGCGTTACATGCACAAACATGTAAGTGAGCTTGTGTTCTGGGCCTGGCTGGTATTACAGTTGCGCGTTTCGGAGTTAAAGACCAGATAACATTTGTGAAAAGTGAAAAGTGAAAGATGATGAGGCCCCGCCCAAGGCTTGACTGCCTACTTAAAACGAGAGTTTGGGAGCCTGGCATACAATGGATTTATTTGCATTCGACAGCATCATTGACCGGTCACTACCATCGCAGGAGAAAGCATGGAACTCTCAAGCACCGTTGTCATCGACGTTCTGACCCCTCTGGCAGTCTACCAGCTGCAGAAGCCAGTTGAGCAACACTCTAAATCACCAGAGAATGAAGATACCGCTAGAGGCCAAAACCTAGCTTGGAACCGAGACGACTTGATTCGCAGTCTTACGCCCTCAGTCGACCCGAAATGGAGAATCGATGGAGTTGATATCGACGGCAGACGCTTCTTCGCCTTGCCCCTATTTGCCATAGACAAGCAGCCAGTCCGAATCGATGTTTGGCTCCCACCTTTTGAGGAGTACCCCCTCGAACTTCGAAGCATCTTGAAACCCGAGGAGGCCATGTACACCCCCAGAGACCAACTTCTTTCGCTTCCCATCTCAAAGTTTCTGCTCAAGACTCTTGAAGAGTGGTCACCTACCGTACCGGGCTTTGAGCGAGACTATCTGGCGGCTCCTTTTGGCTcccgcatcatcatcgctgacatcgccgcctccaccCGAGACATGACTATTTACCTGCTGCCTGATTACGACATTGAGCAGAACATGTGCAGCGTCgaccagctcaagaaggCCTGGTGTAACAAGGTGAACGAGGAGGACTGGCCCCCTACCATCGATGTGAGTGAGCTCAGCTTCAAGAAGCAGATTCACGAAGCAATCAGTCTTGTCACCTTGCCAGGACAATTGGGCGACCGGGTGGTTGCGCTCAAATCGTTGCTGAGAGACCAGCGATACATGTACAACGAGATCAAGACCCTTCTATCGCTCCGACCCCATGCCAACTTGGTGCCAAGGCCGCTTTTTCTCGTGACGAAGAAGGCAAAGTTTGGCGGCAAGAGGGGGGTTGCAGGCTTCGTGATGGAGTATTTTGAGGGCGGATCCCTCAAGGACTTGCTGCTTAGGAGCAAGGCTGAGGGAACCGAGTTGGACATGCGGCAAAAACTCCGGTTTGCGAG from Podospora pseudocomata strain CBS 415.72m chromosome 3, whole genome shotgun sequence includes:
- a CDS encoding hypothetical protein (EggNog:ENOG503P06G); the encoded protein is MRSPSFATRHGITGLPEWWKSHDLGVTCTNIMELSSTVVIDVLTPLAVYQLQKPVEQHSKSPENEDTARGQNLAWNRDDLIRSLTPSVDPKWRIDGVDIDGRRFFALPLFAIDKQPVRIDVWLPPFEEYPLELRSILKPEEAMYTPRDQLLSLPISKFLLKTLEEWSPTVPGFERDYLAAPFGSRIIIADIAASTRDMTIYLLPDYDIEQNMCSVDQLKKAWCNKVNEEDWPPTIDVSELSFKKQIHEAISLVTLPGQLGDRVVALKSLLRDQRYMYNEIKTLLSLRPHANLVPRPLFLVTKKAKFGGKRGVAGFVMEYFEGGSLKDLLLRSKAEGTELDMRQKLRFARQLTEVLIHVNQHRFGFYPDLKPDNLVIRSDGKTEEVMDLVLLDLEQRGGWFSWSPPEVLYVEYMEILATWLDYEHGQQKQRATERLQNCLGSWEATSQSTRYKDQDGGFSFAWKALLQERLETNSKRLERAQVFMLGKLLWCLFEGEARLRCGIDHEILQENDAQDAIGFPHFDSTPKHVQDMIRECTRGAPEWEVDEKRGRKTGLTLKGGKLVQTKSISVDEVTDTATRKIARAFWERELEQANAFMDELLSCERPGMDATGCILPEAKRRPLLSDILSRLVEFEEVCL